The following coding sequences lie in one Myxococcus xanthus genomic window:
- a CDS encoding LLM class flavin-dependent oxidoreductase, which produces MKLSVLDHSIVASGSQTRAAFQNTVELARAAEQLGYHRFWLAEHHGSGHFAGVAPEILVAHVAAATSRIRVGTGGVLLSNYSPFKVAEVFRLLETLHPNRIDLGIGRTSGSTDLVARALAYGPPMNNENFPTKLEDLVAFLSGTTPATPEFEKLSLKTMAPGMPQVWALGSGEQSAALAARLGLSFCFAHFFNPIHGGPVTRGYRERFQPSHVQAAPNSAVSVYVICAPTEQEARRIARSSDLLTINTRRGRPEAPIPSIEEAEAYAYTPEDLATLEFDRKRVVCGSPGQVKEQLLRMAAEFQADELLVTTIVHDHRARLRSYELLADAFSLTSTPPAAQAAS; this is translated from the coding sequence GTGAAGCTCAGTGTTCTCGATCACTCCATCGTCGCCAGCGGCTCCCAGACACGTGCGGCCTTCCAAAACACGGTGGAGCTGGCCCGAGCCGCCGAGCAGCTCGGTTATCACCGCTTCTGGCTCGCGGAGCATCACGGCTCAGGACACTTCGCGGGCGTGGCGCCGGAAATCCTCGTCGCGCATGTCGCAGCGGCGACGTCTCGCATCCGGGTGGGAACGGGCGGCGTCCTGCTGTCGAACTACAGCCCCTTCAAGGTCGCCGAGGTCTTCCGGCTGCTGGAGACGCTCCACCCCAACCGCATCGACCTGGGCATCGGACGGACGTCGGGCAGCACGGACCTGGTGGCCCGCGCCCTGGCCTACGGCCCGCCGATGAACAACGAGAACTTCCCCACGAAGCTGGAGGACCTCGTCGCCTTCCTGTCGGGCACCACGCCCGCGACGCCGGAGTTCGAGAAGCTGAGCCTGAAGACGATGGCGCCGGGCATGCCGCAGGTCTGGGCCCTGGGCTCGGGCGAGCAGAGCGCCGCGCTCGCGGCCCGGCTGGGTCTGTCCTTCTGCTTCGCGCACTTCTTCAACCCCATCCACGGTGGCCCGGTGACGCGGGGGTATCGCGAGCGCTTCCAGCCTTCGCACGTGCAGGCGGCGCCCAACTCCGCCGTCAGCGTCTACGTCATCTGTGCCCCGACCGAGCAGGAGGCCCGGCGAATAGCCCGGAGCAGCGACCTGCTGACCATCAACACGCGCAGGGGCCGGCCCGAGGCGCCCATTCCTTCCATTGAGGAGGCGGAAGCCTACGCCTACACGCCCGAGGACCTGGCCACGCTCGAGTTCGACCGCAAGCGCGTCGTGTGTGGTTCACCGGGCCAGGTGAAGGAACAGCTGTTGCGCATGGCCGCCGAGTTCCAGGCGGACGAGCTGCTCGTCACCACCATCGTCCACGACCATCGCGCCCGGCTGCGCTCCTACGAGCTGCTCGCTGACGCGTTCTCTCTCACGAGCACGCCGCCCGCCGCCCAGGCAGCCAGCTGA
- a CDS encoding type I polyketide synthase translates to MSEDNLSEGDDLAIAIVGMAGRFPGSPDVETFWRNLCEGVEGIRFFTDDELKARGVPEERLRQPGFVRAGAVLDQVDAFDASFFGYSPREAALMDPQHRIFLECAWEAIERAGHGLDTESRSVGVFAGTSLSTYLLFNLRTHPELLESSDSFQVMIGNDKDFLATRLAYHLDLKGPSLDVQTGCSTSLVATHLACQSLMGFQCDVAIAGGVSVDVPQRTGYVHQPGGIASPDGHCRPFDAQAQGTLFGSGVGVVVLKRLDDALADGSHIHAVIRASAINNDGASKLGYTAPSAEGQAEVIARTHALAGVTPDTVGYVETHGTGTLLGDPVEVSALTSAFRAGTEATSFCALGSVKSNIGHLDAAAGVAGLIKTALAVEHGRIPPTLHCRTPNPNIDWTRSPFFVNAALRDWQPHDHRRRAGVSSFGIGGTNAHALLEAPPPPAPSGPSRPWQLLVLSAKKPAALDALTQNLGTHLEAHPEQSLADVAYTLQIGRKAFPHRRVVVCESGEDAATVLSEVNPERVFTDVAKDGGRSVVFLFPGGGAQHLRMGQELYEKEPAFREAFDACAAIFQRRGGPSLRTVLYPPGDADAGAPLPRPSVGLPALFTVEYALARLWESWGIRPEAMIGHSMGEYVAACLAGVFSLEDALALVAERGRLFEQLPSGAMVSVALSEQELLPMLGERLSLAAVNGPSQCVVAGDTASVDALSADLATRGIEHRRVHIDVAAHSHLIDSILPAFAAFVGRLKLQTPTQPFVSGVTGTWVTEEEATDPRYWVRHLRQTVRFGPGVRCLLENPSRVLLEVGPGRTLGSLARLQVERGQPTVVLTSMRAPREPGSDMRFVLTTLGRLWAAGVPMDWRRLQAGEQRRRVVLPTYPFERKRHWLEPNAAGIAIASDVSLARRKDAADWFYLPSWKRTLALRATTAAPQNWLVFTDTSGLGDALATRLTESGGRVTRVSQGSDFRRVDDGAFEVDPTRPETYAALLNALAEDSCRPERIVHLWSVDSAGEGLAGVEHAQRTGFFSLLFLAQALAGHGASGPVQITVVSSGVQAVTGHEVLAPEKATLLGACRVLPHEVPGLSCRSIDVEAPSCSKTLQALVARLVGELATGSSNGAVALRGPNRWEQSIEQVRISAPAADAPSRLRPRGTYLITGGLGGIGLVLAESLARQVQARLVLVGRNALPERDTWDTWLTERGEQDRVSQRIRQVLALESLGSEVLVLQADVGDAEQMAEVLRQARQAYGELHGVIHAAGVPAGGLAQLRTQKAVEDVLRPKVSGTWILHALLRDTPLDFFVLCSSRTAYTAEPGQIDHCAACAFQDAFAHQAAATGNVPIISLAWDTWREVGQAVTTQMPDGANPMREAMLAHALTPAEGVDVFERVLAQAPTHVVVSTEDLRAAMARSASLLQDLMGPMETDAAPTTERTVPANMDEAERELADIWQRFLGVESVALHENFFELGGNSLIGLKVINEVKRRFGKDLPVVALFENPTLSAMARLLTRGQEQASATTSDRRSRGARRRELIQQRRQSGN, encoded by the coding sequence ATGAGCGAAGACAACCTGAGTGAAGGCGACGATCTGGCCATTGCCATCGTCGGAATGGCGGGCCGCTTCCCGGGCTCCCCCGACGTGGAGACCTTCTGGCGGAACCTCTGCGAGGGTGTGGAAGGCATCCGCTTCTTCACGGACGACGAACTGAAAGCACGCGGCGTTCCCGAGGAGCGCCTGCGACAGCCGGGCTTCGTGCGCGCCGGGGCCGTGCTGGACCAGGTGGACGCGTTCGACGCGAGCTTCTTCGGCTATTCGCCGCGCGAGGCGGCGCTGATGGACCCGCAGCACCGCATCTTCCTGGAGTGCGCGTGGGAGGCCATCGAGCGCGCGGGCCACGGACTGGATACGGAGTCGCGCTCGGTGGGCGTCTTCGCGGGCACGAGCCTGAGCACGTACCTGCTCTTCAACCTGCGCACGCACCCGGAGTTGCTCGAGTCGAGCGACAGCTTCCAGGTGATGATTGGCAACGACAAGGACTTCCTCGCCACGCGGCTGGCGTACCACCTGGACCTCAAGGGCCCCAGCCTGGATGTCCAGACGGGCTGCTCCACGTCGCTGGTCGCCACCCACCTGGCCTGCCAGTCACTGATGGGCTTCCAGTGCGACGTGGCCATCGCGGGCGGCGTGTCCGTGGACGTGCCTCAGCGCACGGGCTACGTGCACCAGCCCGGCGGCATCGCGTCCCCGGACGGTCACTGCCGTCCCTTCGACGCCCAGGCCCAGGGAACGCTCTTCGGCAGCGGCGTGGGCGTGGTGGTGCTCAAGCGGCTGGATGACGCGCTCGCGGACGGCAGCCACATCCACGCCGTCATCCGGGCCTCCGCCATCAACAACGACGGCGCCTCGAAGCTCGGCTACACCGCGCCCAGCGCCGAGGGACAGGCGGAGGTCATTGCCCGCACCCACGCCCTGGCGGGCGTGACGCCAGACACCGTGGGCTACGTGGAGACGCACGGCACCGGCACCCTGCTGGGAGATCCGGTCGAGGTCTCCGCGCTGACGAGCGCCTTCCGCGCCGGCACCGAGGCCACCAGCTTTTGCGCGCTCGGCTCGGTCAAGTCGAACATCGGCCACCTGGACGCGGCGGCCGGCGTGGCGGGGCTCATCAAGACGGCCCTGGCGGTGGAGCACGGACGCATTCCCCCCACCCTCCATTGCCGCACGCCCAACCCGAACATCGACTGGACACGCAGCCCCTTCTTCGTGAATGCCGCGTTGAGGGACTGGCAGCCGCATGACCACCGGCGCCGCGCGGGCGTGAGCTCCTTCGGCATTGGTGGCACCAACGCCCACGCACTGCTGGAAGCGCCGCCGCCCCCGGCACCCTCCGGTCCGTCGCGGCCGTGGCAGCTGCTGGTGCTCTCCGCGAAGAAGCCAGCCGCGCTCGATGCGCTCACCCAGAACCTGGGCACGCACCTGGAGGCGCACCCCGAGCAGTCCCTGGCGGACGTGGCCTACACCCTCCAGATTGGCCGCAAGGCCTTTCCGCACCGGCGCGTGGTGGTCTGCGAGAGTGGCGAGGACGCGGCCACGGTGCTGTCCGAGGTGAACCCCGAGCGCGTGTTCACGGACGTGGCCAAGGACGGTGGCCGGTCCGTCGTGTTCCTCTTCCCCGGCGGTGGCGCGCAGCACCTGCGCATGGGGCAGGAGCTGTACGAGAAGGAGCCCGCCTTCCGCGAAGCCTTCGACGCGTGCGCCGCCATCTTCCAGCGCCGCGGCGGACCGTCGCTTCGCACGGTGCTGTACCCGCCGGGCGACGCGGACGCGGGCGCGCCCCTTCCTCGCCCCTCCGTGGGCCTGCCCGCGCTCTTCACGGTGGAGTACGCGCTGGCCAGGCTGTGGGAGTCCTGGGGCATCCGGCCCGAGGCGATGATTGGCCACAGCATGGGCGAGTACGTGGCCGCCTGCCTCGCGGGTGTCTTCTCGCTGGAGGACGCGCTGGCGTTGGTGGCCGAGCGTGGCCGCCTCTTCGAGCAGCTTCCCTCCGGCGCGATGGTGAGCGTGGCCCTGTCCGAACAGGAGCTGCTGCCGATGCTGGGCGAGCGCCTGTCCCTGGCCGCCGTCAACGGACCGTCGCAATGCGTGGTGGCCGGCGACACCGCCTCGGTGGATGCGCTTTCCGCCGACCTGGCGACGCGAGGCATCGAGCACCGCCGCGTCCACATCGACGTGGCCGCGCACTCCCACCTCATCGACTCCATCCTGCCGGCGTTCGCGGCCTTCGTCGGGCGGCTGAAGCTCCAGACGCCGACGCAGCCCTTCGTCTCTGGCGTCACGGGGACATGGGTGACCGAGGAGGAGGCCACCGACCCGAGGTACTGGGTGCGCCACCTGCGGCAGACGGTGCGCTTCGGTCCGGGCGTGCGTTGCCTGCTGGAGAACCCGTCGCGCGTGCTGCTGGAGGTCGGTCCCGGGCGGACGCTGGGCTCGCTCGCGCGCCTGCAGGTGGAGCGTGGCCAGCCCACCGTGGTGCTCACGTCGATGCGGGCGCCTCGTGAGCCCGGCTCCGACATGCGCTTCGTCCTCACCACGCTGGGCCGGCTCTGGGCGGCGGGCGTGCCCATGGACTGGCGGCGTCTCCAGGCCGGAGAGCAGCGCCGGCGCGTGGTGCTGCCCACCTACCCCTTCGAGCGCAAGCGGCACTGGCTGGAGCCGAATGCAGCCGGCATCGCGATCGCCAGCGACGTCTCGCTCGCCCGGCGCAAAGACGCGGCGGACTGGTTCTATCTGCCATCCTGGAAGCGCACGCTCGCACTACGCGCAACCACCGCCGCGCCCCAGAACTGGCTCGTCTTCACCGACACCAGCGGGCTGGGAGACGCCTTGGCGACACGGCTGACGGAGAGCGGCGGCCGGGTCACCCGGGTGTCGCAGGGCTCCGACTTCCGCCGGGTGGATGACGGCGCCTTCGAAGTGGACCCCACCCGCCCGGAGACCTACGCGGCGCTGCTGAACGCGCTCGCCGAGGACTCCTGCCGGCCCGAGCGCATCGTCCACCTGTGGAGCGTGGACTCCGCGGGAGAAGGACTGGCGGGCGTGGAGCACGCCCAGCGCACTGGCTTCTTCAGCCTGCTCTTCCTCGCACAGGCCCTGGCGGGCCATGGCGCGTCCGGGCCCGTGCAAATCACGGTGGTCTCCAGCGGCGTGCAGGCCGTCACCGGACATGAGGTGCTGGCTCCGGAGAAGGCCACGCTCCTGGGCGCCTGCCGCGTGCTGCCGCACGAGGTGCCGGGCCTGTCATGTCGGTCGATCGACGTGGAGGCCCCGAGCTGTAGCAAGACGCTCCAGGCCCTGGTGGCGCGGCTGGTGGGTGAGCTGGCCACGGGTTCCTCCAACGGCGCCGTGGCGCTCCGAGGCCCGAACCGCTGGGAACAGTCGATCGAGCAGGTGCGCATCTCCGCGCCCGCTGCGGATGCGCCGTCGCGCCTGCGTCCGCGAGGCACGTACCTCATCACCGGCGGCCTGGGTGGCATCGGACTGGTGCTCGCGGAGTCACTCGCGCGGCAGGTCCAGGCCCGGCTGGTGCTGGTGGGCCGCAATGCCCTGCCGGAACGTGACACCTGGGACACCTGGCTCACCGAGCGCGGTGAGCAGGACCGGGTGAGTCAGCGGATTCGCCAGGTGCTGGCGCTGGAGTCCCTGGGCTCCGAGGTCCTGGTCCTCCAGGCGGACGTGGGCGACGCCGAGCAGATGGCCGAGGTGCTGCGCCAGGCGCGGCAGGCCTATGGCGAACTCCACGGCGTCATCCACGCCGCGGGCGTGCCCGCGGGCGGACTGGCCCAGCTCCGCACCCAGAAGGCCGTGGAGGACGTCCTGCGCCCCAAGGTGTCGGGCACGTGGATCCTGCACGCGCTGCTGCGCGACACGCCCTTGGACTTCTTCGTGCTCTGCTCGTCTCGCACCGCCTACACGGCGGAGCCCGGGCAGATTGACCACTGCGCCGCGTGTGCCTTCCAGGATGCCTTCGCCCACCAGGCCGCGGCGACGGGGAACGTGCCGATCATCTCCCTGGCCTGGGACACCTGGCGCGAGGTGGGCCAGGCCGTAACGACGCAGATGCCGGACGGCGCCAACCCGATGCGGGAGGCGATGCTGGCCCATGCCCTGACACCGGCCGAGGGCGTGGACGTCTTCGAGCGCGTGTTGGCGCAGGCCCCCACGCACGTCGTGGTGTCCACCGAGGACCTGCGAGCGGCCATGGCGCGCAGCGCCTCGCTGCTCCAGGACTTGATGGGCCCCATGGAGACGGACGCCGCGCCGACGACGGAGCGCACGGTGCCCGCCAACATGGACGAGGCGGAGCGCGAGCTGGCGGACATCTGGCAGCGCTTCCTGGGCGTGGAGAGCGTGGCGCTGCACGAGAACTTCTTCGAGCTCGGTGGCAACTCGCTGATTGGCCTGAAGGTCATCAACGAGGTGAAGCGCCGCTTCGGCAAGGACCTGCCGGTGGTGGCGCTCTTCGAGAACCCCACGCTCAGCGCCATGGCCCGGCTGCTGACGCGAGGGCAGGAACAGGCCTCGGCCACGACCAGTGACCGGCGAAGCCGCGGAGCCAGGCGTCGGGAGCTCATCCAGCAGCGGCGCCAGTCGGGAAACTGA